One Methylohalobius crimeensis 10Ki DNA segment encodes these proteins:
- a CDS encoding aldo/keto reductase, which translates to MTRFTRRRFIQSIAGIGAALALPRPAWLATAKQPIQKSIPASGESLPVIGMGTSRTFNVAGDPQSMAQLSAVLDAFFDHGGALIDSSPMYGNAERVLGELLSQTERKNLFAATKVWTDGKRAGVEQMEQSRRLWGVDRFDLMQIHNLRDWRTHLETLKAWKAEGRVRYIGITTSHGRDHEELAAILEREPFDFVQFSYNIDNRIAEERLLPLAADRGMATLINRPFQRGDLFRRIQGKPLPDWASDYDIASWGQFFLKFIASHPAVTCVIPATSKVDHMVDNMGANYGRLPDAETRQRMIQYFES; encoded by the coding sequence ATGACACGATTCACCCGGAGACGCTTCATTCAATCGATCGCCGGAATCGGCGCGGCGCTGGCTTTGCCGCGGCCCGCCTGGCTGGCGACAGCAAAGCAACCGATCCAAAAGTCGATCCCCGCCAGCGGCGAGTCGCTGCCGGTCATCGGTATGGGGACATCGCGCACCTTCAACGTCGCCGGCGATCCCCAATCGATGGCCCAGCTCAGCGCCGTCTTGGACGCGTTTTTCGACCACGGCGGGGCGCTGATCGATTCCTCTCCCATGTACGGCAACGCCGAGCGGGTATTGGGGGAGCTGCTGTCCCAAACCGAACGAAAAAACTTGTTCGCCGCGACCAAGGTCTGGACCGACGGCAAGCGGGCGGGGGTCGAGCAAATGGAGCAATCCCGGCGCTTGTGGGGCGTGGACCGCTTCGACCTGATGCAGATCCACAATCTGCGCGATTGGCGGACCCACCTGGAGACGCTCAAAGCCTGGAAGGCGGAGGGCCGGGTGCGCTATATCGGCATCACCACTTCCCACGGCCGCGATCACGAGGAATTGGCCGCCATTCTCGAGCGGGAGCCTTTCGACTTCGTGCAATTCAGCTACAACATCGACAATCGCATCGCGGAGGAGCGCCTTTTGCCGTTGGCCGCCGACCGCGGCATGGCGACCCTGATCAATCGGCCGTTTCAACGGGGCGATCTGTTCCGTCGAATCCAAGGCAAGCCCTTGCCCGACTGGGCGTCGGATTACGACATCGCCAGCTGGGGCCAATTCTTTTTGAAATTCATCGCTTCCCATCCGGCCGTGACGTGCGTGATTCCCGCCACCTCCAAAGTGGATCACATGGTGGACAACATGGGCGCCAACTACGGTCGACTGCCTGATGCCGAAACGCGGCAGCGGATGATTCAATACTTCGAATCATGA
- a CDS encoding NTP/NDP exchange transporter, with amino-acid sequence MAERSDFRLLLWRSRLQRLVNVEPVEIQALAWSFLYFFSLLCAYYILRPMRDEMGIAGGVENLQWLFTGTFAAMLAAVPLFGWLSARFPRRCFLPAVYYFFIVNLLAFFVLFRLEFTHAYLARAFFIWVSVFNVFVVSVFWSFMTDLFSDEQARRLFGFIAAGGTAGALTGPVLTAGLAVPLGPANLLPISAAFLGLAVVAIHRLIAWHEGPSVAGVPTAHPQSTARQDQPLGGGIFAGIILVLRSPYLLGIGILMLLFTTLSTFLYFQQAQIIRDSFSDSGVRTAVFAAIDGAVNALTLLTQTFLTARLVRWLGLAWTLVLIPLFLAAGFVALGMAPVLAVLVGVQIFRRAGNYAIMRPAREMLYVVLGREEKYKAKNFNDTVVYRGGDAVSAWFYIGLRDLGLSLSQIAWLAVPLALVWAGVSYVLGRRQTALAVEREQP; translated from the coding sequence ATGGCCGAACGCTCCGATTTCCGTCTTTTGCTGTGGCGATCCAGACTGCAGCGATTGGTCAACGTCGAGCCGGTCGAAATCCAGGCATTGGCCTGGTCCTTCCTGTATTTTTTCTCGCTGTTGTGCGCGTATTACATTCTGCGTCCCATGCGCGACGAGATGGGCATCGCCGGCGGCGTGGAGAATCTCCAGTGGCTCTTTACCGGCACCTTCGCGGCGATGCTGGCGGCGGTGCCGCTGTTCGGCTGGCTTAGCGCGCGTTTCCCGCGGCGGTGTTTTTTGCCCGCCGTGTATTACTTTTTCATCGTCAATTTGCTGGCTTTCTTCGTCCTGTTCCGGTTGGAATTCACTCATGCTTATCTGGCGCGGGCGTTTTTCATCTGGGTGAGTGTGTTCAACGTGTTCGTGGTGTCGGTCTTTTGGAGCTTCATGACGGACCTGTTCAGCGACGAGCAGGCCAGGCGTCTGTTCGGGTTCATCGCCGCGGGGGGCACCGCCGGCGCCTTGACCGGCCCGGTGCTGACCGCGGGTCTGGCGGTGCCGTTGGGGCCGGCCAATTTGTTGCCGATCTCGGCGGCGTTCCTGGGGCTGGCGGTGGTGGCCATCCATCGTTTGATTGCCTGGCATGAGGGGCCCTCGGTTGCGGGCGTACCGACCGCGCATCCCCAATCAACGGCGCGGCAAGACCAGCCTCTGGGCGGCGGCATTTTCGCCGGCATCATCCTCGTGCTGCGTTCGCCCTATCTGCTGGGGATCGGTATCTTGATGCTGCTGTTCACCACCCTGTCGACCTTTCTCTATTTTCAGCAGGCTCAGATTATCCGCGACAGCTTCAGCGATTCCGGGGTGCGTACCGCCGTGTTCGCCGCCATCGATGGGGCGGTCAACGCGCTGACCCTTCTGACGCAAACGTTTCTGACCGCGCGTTTGGTCAGGTGGCTGGGGCTGGCGTGGACCCTGGTTTTGATTCCACTGTTTCTGGCGGCGGGTTTTGTCGCCCTGGGAATGGCGCCGGTGCTGGCGGTGCTGGTGGGAGTCCAGATATTTCGCCGAGCCGGGAACTATGCCATTATGCGCCCGGCGCGAGAAATGCTTTACGTGGTGTTGGGGCGCGAGGAAAAATACAAGGCCAAGAATTTCAACGACACCGTGGTGTACCGCGGCGGCGACGCCGTCAGCGCCTGGTTTTACATCGGCTTGCGGGATCTGGGATTGAGCCTGTCCCAGATCGCCTGGTTGGCGGTGCCCTTGGCGCTCGTGTGGGCTGGCGTATCCTATGTTTTGGGACGCCGTCAGACGGCGTTGGCGGTGGAACGAGAACAACCTTAA
- a CDS encoding MFS transporter, whose product MTYLELARRYPRHLAFGLLHMFYSSLGQTVLVAIFTPFIRKEFSLSPVAFGTLYAAATVLNALVLPFAGRLLDVMPLRRVSLLTTFILSAGCWLTAEAANLTMLFAGLALLRLGGQGLMVQINSVGMTRYFGANRGKALGISILGMPLAEVVMPPLLLVLIERWGWSQVYLLLGASSLVLFLPLTRLLIRTGDRFNFPHGHAGTGGGAAADRAHHFTRGQMLKTVYFYAVMPLRLMPPFMMTALLLYQDLIAETKGWALSWLAAGISAYAVARVVSSFLVGPLVDTIGARRILPTTLFPLMGGLGVLIVSDAPWWGLVYLALCGITVGFAGNVGATVWAEVYGTRHLGAIKSLQASLGVGAAAAAPAVTGGLIDWGVGIPTLLHWSIGLMGGSTLLALLAPLPKAGKSTAPSL is encoded by the coding sequence TTGACCTATCTTGAACTGGCTCGCCGCTACCCGCGCCATTTGGCGTTCGGGCTGCTGCACATGTTCTATTCCAGCCTGGGACAAACGGTCCTGGTGGCCATCTTCACGCCGTTTATCCGCAAGGAATTTTCCCTGTCGCCGGTGGCGTTCGGAACCCTCTACGCCGCGGCGACGGTGCTGAACGCACTGGTGTTGCCGTTCGCCGGAAGGTTGCTGGATGTCATGCCGCTCAGGCGGGTGAGCCTTTTAACCACGTTCATTCTGTCGGCGGGGTGCTGGCTGACCGCCGAGGCCGCCAACTTGACCATGCTATTTGCCGGGTTGGCACTATTGCGGCTGGGCGGTCAAGGCTTGATGGTGCAAATCAACAGCGTGGGGATGACACGCTATTTCGGCGCCAACCGGGGCAAGGCGCTCGGCATTTCCATCCTGGGCATGCCGCTGGCGGAAGTGGTCATGCCGCCGCTATTGTTGGTGCTGATCGAGCGTTGGGGATGGAGCCAGGTTTATTTGCTTCTGGGCGCCAGCAGCCTGGTACTCTTTCTGCCCTTGACCCGACTTCTGATCCGGACCGGCGACCGCTTCAACTTTCCCCACGGACACGCCGGAACCGGCGGTGGCGCGGCCGCCGATCGCGCGCACCATTTCACCCGGGGACAAATGCTGAAAACCGTTTATTTCTATGCCGTCATGCCCCTGCGACTGATGCCGCCGTTCATGATGACGGCGCTGCTACTCTATCAGGACTTGATCGCCGAAACCAAGGGCTGGGCCCTGAGCTGGTTGGCGGCGGGAATCAGCGCCTACGCGGTAGCGCGGGTGGTATCCTCATTTTTGGTCGGCCCCCTGGTGGACACCATCGGCGCGCGGCGGATACTGCCGACGACCCTGTTCCCGCTCATGGGCGGATTGGGGGTATTGATCGTCTCCGACGCTCCCTGGTGGGGACTGGTTTATCTGGCCCTATGCGGCATCACGGTGGGATTTGCGGGAAACGTCGGGGCGACGGTGTGGGCCGAGGTTTACGGCACCCGGCATTTGGGGGCGATCAAGAGCCTCCAAGCCAGCCTGGGAGTGGGCGCCGCCGCGGCGGCGCCGGCAGTGACGGGCGGATTGATCGATTGGGGAGTCGGCATCCCTACGCTGCTGCATTGGAGCATAGGATTGATGGGGGGATCTACCCTGCTGGCACTGCTCGCACCGCTCCCGAAAGCGGGCAAATCGACAGCGCCTAGTCTTTGA
- a CDS encoding TPM domain-containing protein: MVGNTPTIPSWAKRHLKKSGFDRIERAIREAERATRGEIVPMIVERSSTVGHVPVLLAAILLLLYFALGVPDLLIPYLGDDPLWSAISALFVVAFSWWMARFPWIQRALTSRDDRIHQTELRAEVAFYEAGLDKTEGETGILLFVSLMEHRAVVLADKAIARELPPETWDEVVNTLIKGVKSADLSQGFEDAIRQCGELLAAHFPAGEINPNELFDHLILKD, translated from the coding sequence ATGGTAGGAAATACACCGACCATCCCCTCTTGGGCCAAAAGGCATCTAAAAAAATCGGGATTCGATCGGATCGAACGTGCAATCCGAGAAGCCGAACGCGCCACCCGGGGCGAGATCGTTCCCATGATCGTTGAAAGATCGTCCACGGTGGGGCACGTGCCGGTTTTGCTGGCGGCGATTCTGCTCTTGTTATATTTCGCCCTGGGCGTGCCCGATTTGTTGATCCCGTACCTGGGCGACGACCCTCTTTGGTCGGCGATTTCCGCCTTGTTCGTCGTCGCCTTTTCCTGGTGGATGGCCCGGTTTCCATGGATTCAACGCGCGTTGACCAGTCGCGACGACCGAATCCACCAAACCGAACTTCGCGCCGAGGTGGCGTTTTACGAGGCGGGGCTGGATAAAACGGAAGGGGAGACCGGAATCCTGCTATTCGTTTCTCTCATGGAACACCGCGCAGTGGTGCTCGCCGACAAGGCCATTGCCCGGGAGCTTCCGCCGGAGACCTGGGACGAGGTCGTGAACACCCTGATAAAAGGGGTCAAAAGCGCCGATCTCAGCCAAGGTTTCGAAGACGCCATTCGGCAATGCGGCGAGCTTTTGGCCGCGCATTTTCCCGCCGGGGAGATCAATCCCAACGAGCTCTTCGATCATCTCATCCTCAAAGACTAG
- a CDS encoding TPM domain-containing protein, which yields MPLAPILWLFLIAFSPSALQAAEFTVPALEGPVVDDAGILEPAAKRQIEKALRRLWQEGGSQIAVLTVNELHGLPIERASIQVAEDWKLGTAEKDNGVLLLIARKERQVRIEVGGGLEGRLTDIEAGRIIDQTMVPLFKAGRMSQGIVRGIAEIAQKTDPEFDMAAALNAKTSPVRKSSRGRSWGGIVNFLIFVLFAGGVFLRRLGVGLAPYSIRRRRYGRAGIYGIGAGGFGSGRFGGGGFSGGGGGFSGGGGGFSGGGASGQW from the coding sequence ATGCCTTTGGCTCCGATTCTTTGGCTCTTTCTGATCGCATTTTCTCCATCGGCCCTGCAGGCGGCCGAATTCACCGTGCCCGCCCTTGAGGGGCCGGTGGTCGACGACGCCGGAATCCTGGAGCCCGCCGCCAAGCGACAAATTGAAAAAGCGCTGCGCCGTCTCTGGCAGGAGGGCGGCAGCCAAATTGCCGTGTTGACGGTGAACGAACTGCACGGCCTGCCGATTGAAAGGGCTTCGATCCAGGTGGCGGAGGACTGGAAGTTGGGAACCGCCGAGAAGGACAACGGCGTCCTTTTGCTGATCGCCCGGAAGGAAAGGCAAGTTCGTATCGAAGTGGGCGGCGGGTTGGAAGGCCGTCTGACCGACATCGAAGCGGGCCGAATCATCGATCAAACAATGGTGCCTTTATTCAAAGCGGGCCGCATGAGTCAAGGAATAGTACGTGGGATCGCCGAAATCGCGCAAAAGACCGATCCCGAATTCGATATGGCGGCCGCGCTGAATGCCAAGACTTCTCCGGTCCGCAAAAGCAGTCGTGGAAGGAGCTGGGGGGGTATCGTCAATTTTCTGATTTTCGTCCTGTTTGCAGGGGGCGTGTTCCTGCGGCGCCTGGGCGTCGGCCTTGCTCCCTATTCCATTCGGCGTCGACGGTACGGCCGCGCCGGCATTTACGGCATCGGCGCCGGTGGATTCGGCAGCGGGCGATTCGGCGGAGGCGGTTTTTCCGGTGGGGGCGGCGGCTTTTCCGGCGGTGGCGGTGGATTCAGCGGCGGAGGCGCATCCGGACAATGGTAG
- a CDS encoding LemA family protein, whose translation MALRSETSETLPSRAVGTFGRVVAVLAFTALLLGGCGLQSIPQAKNDVEAALAEVTNQYKRRADLIPNLVKVVKGYASHEQETLTAVIEARAKATRMTIDPSQASPEQLEKFQRAQGSLSQALGRLMVVAERYPNLKADRNFRDLQVQLEGTENRIAIARRRHIEAIKRFNDLITVPPTSWTNGLLYQHEKMPQWTVSEAEQKQIEQAPEVAF comes from the coding sequence ATGGCGCTTCGCTCTGAAACAAGCGAGACCCTGCCTTCCCGAGCGGTAGGAACCTTCGGCCGCGTTGTCGCCGTGCTGGCATTCACGGCGCTGCTGCTCGGCGGATGCGGATTGCAATCCATTCCGCAAGCCAAAAACGACGTCGAAGCGGCGCTTGCCGAGGTGACCAATCAATACAAGCGGCGCGCCGATCTGATTCCCAATTTGGTGAAAGTCGTGAAGGGCTACGCGAGTCACGAACAGGAAACATTGACCGCGGTGATCGAGGCGCGCGCCAAGGCCACCCGCATGACGATCGATCCGAGTCAGGCTTCGCCGGAACAGCTGGAAAAATTCCAACGGGCTCAAGGATCGCTCAGTCAGGCCCTGGGCCGGCTGATGGTCGTCGCCGAGCGCTACCCCAATCTCAAAGCCGATCGAAATTTCCGGGACCTCCAGGTTCAACTGGAGGGCACCGAAAACCGGATCGCCATTGCCCGGCGGCGCCATATCGAAGCCATCAAGCGCTTCAACGATTTGATTACGGTTCCTCCGACGAGCTGGACCAACGGACTTCTCTATCAGCATGAAAAGATGCCCCAGTGGACCGTTTCCGAGGCGGAGCAAAAACAAATAGAACAGGCGCCGGAGGTGGCGTTTTAA
- a CDS encoding RNA recognition motif domain-containing protein: MNIYVGNLPYSVTEDELRRLFEQYGDVQSVYVIKDRYSGIPKGFGFVEMGSQEEADHAIEKLDGHEVDGRKIKVNEARPRSHKPADSGRTDKPRSKPKT; this comes from the coding sequence ATGAATATCTACGTTGGCAACCTGCCTTACAGCGTAACGGAAGACGAGCTTCGCCGGTTATTCGAGCAGTATGGCGACGTTCAAAGCGTGTACGTGATAAAAGACAGGTATAGCGGCATTCCCAAAGGCTTTGGTTTTGTCGAGATGGGAAGCCAGGAGGAAGCGGACCACGCGATCGAGAAGCTTGACGGGCATGAAGTGGACGGGAGAAAAATCAAAGTGAACGAAGCCCGCCCCAGGAGCCATAAACCCGCCGACTCTGGAAGGACCGACAAGCCCAGATCCAAGCCCAAAACCTAA
- a CDS encoding methyltransferase family protein, whose amino-acid sequence MASSHTQMVQPLGLIPLVAGFLGLLWCARDFYVSGKGTLAPWAPPRRLVVVGFYRYTRNPMYFSVVLLLLGWAVAFHSLGLFVYAVMLAAIFQVRVVLGEEPWLARAHGKSWEEYSRRVPRWLW is encoded by the coding sequence ATGGCCAGTTCTCATACTCAGATGGTGCAGCCCCTGGGTCTGATTCCATTGGTCGCCGGGTTCCTCGGATTGCTTTGGTGCGCGCGCGATTTTTACGTTTCTGGCAAGGGGACACTCGCGCCCTGGGCGCCTCCGAGGCGCTTGGTTGTCGTGGGCTTCTATCGCTACACACGCAACCCGATGTATTTTTCCGTGGTTCTCCTCTTGCTGGGGTGGGCGGTTGCCTTCCATTCCCTCGGTTTGTTCGTCTACGCGGTGATGCTGGCCGCCATTTTTCAGGTTCGCGTCGTGCTGGGCGAAGAGCCGTGGCTCGCTCGTGCCCATGGGAAATCTTGGGAGGAATACTCCCGTCGCGTGCCGCGATGGTTGTGGTAG
- a CDS encoding RlpA-like double-psi beta-barrel domain-containing protein: MAKYYGFTIVFLITLSLLGCSDNTRSLSVTATAYTSSVKETSSIPSVGAWGDTLKPGMKAIAVSRDLIDLGLTQGVEVSIQGLPGRYKVLDKTHKRWRRRIDIYMGDDVQKAKAWGKRKVTIRWEPEE, encoded by the coding sequence ATGGCCAAATACTACGGTTTTACGATTGTTTTTCTGATCACTCTATCCCTCTTGGGGTGTAGCGACAACACCCGATCACTTTCGGTGACCGCCACCGCGTATACCTCATCCGTCAAGGAAACGAGCTCAATCCCTTCAGTCGGCGCATGGGGAGACACCCTCAAGCCGGGTATGAAAGCCATCGCCGTTTCTAGAGATCTGATCGACCTGGGGCTTACCCAAGGCGTCGAAGTTTCCATCCAAGGACTGCCGGGGAGATACAAAGTGCTGGATAAAACCCACAAACGATGGCGGCGAAGAATCGACATTTACATGGGTGACGACGTGCAAAAAGCCAAGGCTTGGGGAAAACGGAAGGTCACCATCCGCTGGGAGCCTGAGGAATAA
- a CDS encoding TetR/AcrR family transcriptional regulator, with translation MNSKRHSEPAERILKTAGELFYTQGYAATGVNQIISEAGVARASFYQHFPSKKDLAVAYLRRRHRIWFQWLRSHVERETEPTARLSALFDFLADWLPASGYRGCAFLNMMSESPTLGGEIQAVIKQHKSELRDYIRALTAYLDVSPQEQIADVVLVLFEGAIIECQVMRDLWPIEAAKKGILRLIDR, from the coding sequence ATGAACAGCAAGCGTCACAGCGAACCGGCGGAGCGGATTCTAAAAACCGCGGGGGAATTATTTTACACCCAAGGTTATGCGGCCACCGGCGTGAACCAAATCATTTCCGAGGCGGGGGTGGCCCGGGCGAGCTTTTACCAGCACTTCCCCTCCAAGAAGGATTTGGCGGTCGCCTACCTGCGACGCCGCCACCGAATTTGGTTCCAGTGGCTGCGCAGTCACGTGGAACGAGAAACGGAGCCGACCGCGCGGCTTTCCGCCCTGTTCGATTTTCTCGCCGACTGGCTGCCTGCCTCGGGATACCGGGGATGCGCCTTTCTCAATATGATGTCCGAATCACCGACGCTCGGCGGCGAAATCCAAGCGGTGATCAAGCAGCATAAATCCGAACTGCGAGACTACATCCGCGCACTAACTGCCTATCTCGACGTGTCGCCTCAAGAGCAGATCGCCGATGTCGTGCTCGTATTATTTGAGGGCGCCATCATCGAATGCCAGGTGATGCGTGATCTCTGGCCCATCGAGGCCGCCAAAAAAGGGATACTTCGTTTAATCGATCGATGA
- a CDS encoding DJ-1/PfpI family protein, translating to MSKRLGIYVFDGVEVIDFTAPLGVMAVARRMDPELEAFLVGDSGGSVKTTAHMEVTPRYRLDDRPTMDAFLIPGGIGTRNEMHNGRLIDFVRTLPTETLLVSVCTGSWIYGKAGLLDGRKATNRKHGDPSEKLIPIDRLGEIAPACILDRHRIVDTGRILTAGGISSGLEMGLYLLSRFGYDDEFVDTVAYIMEYDRHWERMKHDRLVERIDP from the coding sequence ATGTCCAAGCGACTCGGCATCTATGTCTTTGACGGGGTAGAGGTCATCGATTTCACGGCCCCGCTCGGGGTAATGGCGGTGGCTCGCCGCATGGATCCGGAACTGGAGGCTTTTCTCGTGGGCGACTCGGGAGGCTCGGTAAAAACGACGGCCCACATGGAAGTGACGCCGCGTTACCGCCTGGACGATCGCCCCACCATGGACGCCTTTCTCATCCCGGGCGGCATCGGCACACGCAATGAGATGCACAACGGGCGATTGATCGACTTCGTCCGGACATTGCCGACCGAGACGCTGCTGGTCAGCGTATGCACGGGCTCGTGGATTTACGGCAAGGCAGGGCTTCTGGACGGACGCAAAGCGACCAACCGGAAGCACGGCGATCCTTCCGAAAAACTGATTCCGATCGACCGGCTGGGGGAAATCGCGCCTGCCTGCATCCTCGATCGGCATCGTATTGTGGACACGGGACGCATCCTCACCGCCGGCGGCATTTCCTCCGGTCTCGAGATGGGCCTGTATCTCCTGTCCCGCTTCGGCTACGACGACGAGTTCGTCGATACCGTCGCTTACATCATGGAGTACGATCGACACTGGGAACGGATGAAGCACGACCGATTGGTTGAGCGAATCGATCCCTAG
- a CDS encoding DUF6969 family protein, whose product MVHSPITPSRSALTAFSPIQLERMAYAGSRIRECYRALTKGGLNIVGEVLRGQGTFYEFEHYPKDDVFDPDTHCQYYYHAHRADAVEHGHFHTFIRQPGMPEGVSPIAHDGKEAWPTGEQALTHLVAVSMDAYGFPIALFTTNRWVTAEAWYRAEDIIAMLDRFHIDHAFPSWPVNIWLSNLPILFRPQVEWLLRERDRKVTQWRKAHPDVDVYEDRRLEVISRLPIDVETQMREVAAALRKQ is encoded by the coding sequence ATGGTCCACTCTCCGATCACACCTTCCCGCTCTGCTTTAACGGCGTTCAGCCCTATTCAACTCGAACGCATGGCCTATGCCGGTTCGCGAATCCGGGAGTGTTATCGCGCACTGACCAAGGGTGGCCTCAACATCGTCGGCGAAGTGCTGCGCGGCCAAGGAACCTTCTACGAATTCGAACACTATCCCAAGGACGACGTGTTCGACCCGGACACCCATTGCCAGTATTACTATCACGCCCACCGTGCGGATGCCGTCGAACACGGGCATTTTCATACCTTCATCCGGCAACCGGGCATGCCCGAAGGTGTCTCCCCGATCGCCCATGACGGCAAGGAAGCATGGCCGACCGGAGAGCAAGCGCTGACTCATCTGGTGGCGGTGTCCATGGACGCCTACGGATTTCCCATCGCCCTGTTCACCACCAATCGATGGGTCACGGCCGAAGCGTGGTATCGGGCCGAGGATATCATTGCGATGCTGGATCGATTCCACATCGATCACGCCTTTCCCTCCTGGCCGGTGAACATCTGGCTGTCCAACCTCCCGATTTTATTCCGACCGCAAGTGGAATGGCTCCTCCGGGAACGCGACCGGAAGGTGACACAATGGCGGAAGGCGCATCCCGATGTTGACGTCTACGAGGATAGGCGCCTGGAAGTCATTTCCCGCTTGCCGATCGATGTGGAAACCCAGATGCGGGAGGTAGCCGCCGCATTGAGAAAGCAATGA
- a CDS encoding BufA1 family periplasmic bufferin-type metallophore translates to MKKNPTHSTVSAITLAAALGSALTVASEPVAAAGGGKEKCYGVALKGKNDCKAGPGTTCAGTAKRDYQGNAWKLVPAGTCEEIRSPTSPTGFGQLKAYKTAMNPCAAKNPCAAKNPCAGKNPCAAKNPCAAKNPCAAKSVY, encoded by the coding sequence ATGAAAAAAAATCCTACTCATTCGACTGTTTCCGCTATCACTCTTGCCGCAGCGCTCGGCAGCGCACTGACCGTGGCTTCCGAACCGGTCGCGGCAGCCGGAGGCGGTAAGGAAAAATGCTACGGCGTCGCCCTCAAGGGCAAGAACGACTGCAAGGCCGGACCGGGAACCACCTGCGCCGGCACCGCCAAGAGGGACTATCAGGGCAACGCTTGGAAGCTCGTGCCGGCGGGCACCTGCGAGGAAATCCGGTCGCCCACGTCGCCGACCGGATTCGGCCAGCTCAAGGCCTACAAAACGGCCATGAATCCTTGTGCGGCGAAAAACCCTTGCGCCGCCAAGAACCCCTGTGCCGGCAAAAACCCCTGTGCAGCGAAGAACCCCTGCGCCGCCAAAAATCCGTGCGCGGCAAAAAGCGTCTATTGA
- the bufB gene encoding MNIO family bufferin maturase, with protein sequence MMISYALLDPDSAGAPPFTRLPASAGIGLKPEHYQTILDTRPKVGFFEVHAENYLGAGGPPHHYLTRIRENYPLSVHGVGLSIGSEGGIDQTHLDRVAALLDRYLPEMFSEHLAWSSHGGAYFNDLLPLPYTRSTLKRVCDHIDQIQERLRRRILLENPSTYVEFAQSALTEPQFIAEAVKRTGCGLLLDVNNVYVSCTNHRWNPRAYITALPLKQVEEIHLAGFSEDRDAAGSPLLIDSHGSDVAEAVWALYEYALEGTGPVATLIERDNDIPPFKHLLREALHAQTHLAARRPA encoded by the coding sequence ATGATGATCTCCTATGCCCTCTTGGACCCTGATTCGGCGGGCGCTCCACCTTTTACCCGCCTGCCCGCTTCGGCGGGCATCGGCCTCAAACCCGAGCATTATCAAACCATCCTCGACACCCGGCCAAAGGTCGGATTTTTCGAGGTTCACGCGGAAAATTACCTGGGCGCGGGCGGACCGCCGCATCACTACCTGACCCGCATCCGCGAGAATTATCCGCTGTCGGTGCATGGCGTGGGACTGTCGATCGGCTCCGAAGGGGGCATCGACCAGACCCATCTCGACCGTGTGGCCGCCCTGCTCGACCGTTACCTACCGGAAATGTTCTCCGAACACCTGGCCTGGTCGAGCCACGGCGGCGCTTATTTCAACGATCTCTTACCGCTGCCCTACACCCGGTCGACGCTCAAGCGCGTGTGCGATCACATCGATCAAATCCAGGAGCGGCTTAGGCGCCGCATCCTGCTGGAAAACCCTTCCACCTATGTGGAGTTCGCGCAAAGCGCCTTGACCGAACCCCAATTCATCGCCGAAGCGGTCAAGCGGACCGGCTGCGGCCTGCTGCTGGATGTCAACAATGTCTATGTTTCCTGCACCAACCATCGTTGGAACCCGCGCGCCTATATCACCGCCTTGCCTTTGAAGCAGGTAGAGGAAATCCATCTGGCCGGGTTTTCCGAGGATCGCGACGCGGCCGGTTCGCCCCTGCTGATCGATTCCCACGGCAGCGACGTCGCCGAGGCGGTATGGGCACTTTATGAATACGCTCTGGAAGGCACCGGACCGGTGGCCACCCTGATCGAACGGGACAACGATATTCCCCCGTTCAAGCATCTCCTGCGGGAAGCACTGCACGCGCAAACCCATCTTGCAGCAAGGAGACCGGCATGA